In a single window of the Verrucomicrobiaceae bacterium genome:
- a CDS encoding GlsB/YeaQ/YmgE family stress response membrane protein, whose amino-acid sequence MGIISWIILGLIAGALGKFIMPGKDGGGCLVTCILGIVGALLGGYLGSQFLGIGDVTGAFNIKSIGLATGGSFLVLLIYRLVLKKKA is encoded by the coding sequence ATGGGTATCATCTCTTGGATCATATTAGGCCTCATTGCAGGCGCACTCGGCAAGTTCATCATGCCAGGCAAAGACGGCGGCGGCTGCCTCGTCACTTGCATTCTCGGTATCGTCGGCGCTTTGCTCGGCGGTTATCTCGGCTCTCAATTCCTCGGTATCGGGGACGTGACGGGGGCATTCAACATCAAGAGCATCGGCCTCGCCACGGGCGGCTCCTTCCTGGTGCTGCTGATCTATCGCCTCGTGCTCAAGAAGAAGGCGTAA
- a CDS encoding efflux transporter outer membrane subunit, whose protein sequence is MNRIARLIFDPTALMRTMLPMLTALGLLGTGCNLAPKYFAPEPDLPVTFKTQGPWRTAKPSDAATRGEWWRVFGDARLGKLLREADAASPTLELARQRVLEARALARADRAGLFPTMAVRSVTQRDRNSGLMQFQFAGGRSRTSMTQSFDFDYEVDLWGRLKNQSSAGLARADAADADAENVRLGLLTELAMNYYALRTQDAQIALLRRTVAVRQRTVDIAKKRFEQGDIAQIDVAQAETDLAETQAESIGLERRRAELEHAIALLVGRTPTEFTLAASPLDGTPPSLPRSVPSDLLERRPDIAAAERQMAAQNAEIGVARAAYFPSVSLGLSGGSQTSFSNRVFDSRSRIWGLGPAAVNWPLLTGGAVKANHQAAQARYEQAAATYRQSVLAAVRDVEDSLSAIDVLRRQSAAQAATIAAASRAEELAQKRYDAGLVAYYEVLDAQRTRLRAEREATRVRGEHFVATVMLVKALGGGW, encoded by the coding sequence ATGAATCGTATTGCCCGCCTGATCTTTGACCCGACTGCTCTGATGCGGACGATGCTGCCTATGCTGACCGCACTGGGCCTGCTGGGCACCGGGTGCAATCTCGCGCCGAAGTATTTTGCGCCGGAGCCGGATCTGCCGGTCACTTTTAAAACACAGGGACCGTGGCGCACGGCCAAGCCGAGCGATGCGGCAACGCGCGGTGAGTGGTGGCGTGTCTTTGGCGATGCACGGCTGGGCAAGCTGCTGCGTGAGGCGGATGCGGCGAGCCCGACGCTGGAGCTGGCGCGGCAGCGTGTGCTGGAGGCGCGGGCGCTAGCACGGGCGGATCGTGCGGGGCTCTTTCCCACGATGGCTGTGAGGAGTGTAACGCAGCGGGACCGGAACTCGGGGCTGATGCAGTTTCAGTTCGCGGGCGGGAGATCGCGCACGAGCATGACGCAGTCGTTTGATTTCGACTATGAGGTGGATTTGTGGGGTAGGCTGAAGAATCAGAGTAGCGCAGGACTCGCGCGGGCTGATGCGGCCGATGCGGATGCGGAAAATGTCCGCCTGGGGCTGCTGACGGAGCTGGCGATGAACTACTATGCACTGCGGACTCAGGATGCGCAGATCGCGCTGCTGCGGCGCACGGTGGCGGTGAGGCAACGCACGGTGGACATCGCGAAAAAGCGCTTTGAGCAGGGTGATATCGCCCAAATCGATGTGGCGCAGGCGGAGACGGATCTGGCGGAGACGCAGGCGGAGTCCATCGGCCTAGAGCGGCGGCGTGCAGAGCTGGAGCACGCCATCGCGCTCCTAGTGGGGCGGACGCCGACGGAGTTCACGCTCGCGGCATCGCCGCTGGATGGCACGCCTCCATCCCTACCACGCAGTGTGCCGAGTGATCTGCTGGAGCGGCGGCCAGACATCGCTGCGGCAGAGAGGCAGATGGCGGCGCAAAATGCGGAGATCGGCGTGGCCCGTGCGGCTTATTTCCCGAGCGTGAGCCTGGGTCTGAGTGGTGGATCACAGACGAGCTTCTCGAACCGTGTGTTCGACTCCCGCAGTCGCATTTGGGGCCTAGGGCCCGCAGCGGTGAACTGGCCGCTGCTCACCGGCGGCGCGGTCAAAGCGAACCACCAGGCCGCGCAGGCACGCTACGAGCAGGCCGCAGCCACCTATCGCCAGAGCGTGCTGGCTGCCGTGCGTGATGTAGAGGACTCACTTAGCGCCATCGATGTGCTACGACGCCAGAGTGCTGCGCAGGCGGCCACCATCGCCGCAGCCTCGCGGGCGGAGGAATTGGCCCAAAAACGCTACGATGCGGGTCTAGTGGCCTACTATGAGGTGCTCGATGCGCAGCGCACCCGTCTCCGAGCGGAGCGCGAGGCCACCCGCGTGCGTGGTGAGCACTTCGTGGCCACTGTGATGCTGGTGAAGGCCCTGGGTGGTGGCTGGTGA
- the eno gene encoding phosphopyruvate hydratase: protein MQDLIIAAVIGREIIDSRGNPTVEVDVLLEGGALGRAAVPSGASTGEHEALELRDGDKKRFGGKGVRKAVAAVNGAIADALIGCDASDQVGLDNAMLAIDGTATKSKLGANAILGASLAIAKAAATQTGQPLYKYVGGPNAKVLPVPMMNIINGGAHSDAPIDFQEFMIMPVGAPTFSEALRYGAEVFHSLKKILHDMGLNTAVGDEGGFAPTLKSADHALEVISQAVTKAGYKLGKDIAFALDVASSEFFDKKKGKYVFKKSDKRELTSAELVDYYAGLKKKYPIISIEDGCAENDWAGWKVLTDKLGATTQLVGDDLFVTNVKFLQKGIDQKTANSILVKVNQIGSLTETLDAVDLAHRNGYTAVMSHRSGETEDYTIADLAVATNCGQIKTGSMSRSDRIAKYNQLLRIEQELGDTAIYGGRMKVKA, encoded by the coding sequence ATGCAAGACCTCATCATCGCCGCCGTCATCGGGCGCGAAATCATCGACTCCCGCGGCAATCCCACTGTCGAAGTGGATGTACTCCTCGAAGGCGGCGCACTCGGCCGCGCTGCTGTGCCCTCCGGCGCCTCCACTGGCGAACACGAAGCTCTCGAACTCCGCGACGGCGACAAGAAGCGCTTCGGCGGCAAAGGCGTGCGCAAAGCCGTCGCCGCCGTCAATGGAGCCATCGCAGATGCCCTCATCGGCTGCGACGCCTCCGACCAGGTCGGCCTCGACAATGCAATGCTCGCCATCGACGGCACCGCCACCAAGTCCAAGCTCGGAGCCAATGCCATCCTCGGTGCCTCACTCGCCATCGCCAAAGCCGCCGCCACCCAGACCGGCCAGCCCCTTTACAAATACGTCGGTGGCCCGAACGCCAAAGTGCTCCCCGTGCCAATGATGAACATCATCAACGGCGGCGCTCACTCCGATGCCCCGATCGACTTCCAAGAGTTTATGATCATGCCCGTCGGTGCTCCGACCTTCAGCGAAGCCCTTCGCTACGGCGCAGAGGTCTTCCACTCCCTGAAGAAAATCCTGCACGACATGGGCCTGAACACCGCCGTCGGTGACGAAGGTGGCTTTGCTCCTACGCTGAAAAGCGCCGACCACGCCCTCGAAGTCATCTCCCAGGCCGTCACCAAAGCCGGTTACAAGCTCGGCAAAGACATCGCCTTCGCCCTCGACGTCGCCTCCAGCGAGTTCTTCGACAAAAAGAAGGGCAAATACGTCTTCAAAAAGAGCGACAAGCGTGAGCTCACCTCCGCCGAGCTCGTGGACTACTACGCCGGCCTCAAAAAGAAATACCCCATCATCTCCATCGAAGACGGCTGCGCCGAAAACGACTGGGCAGGCTGGAAAGTGCTCACCGACAAGCTCGGAGCCACCACCCAGCTCGTCGGCGACGATCTCTTCGTCACCAACGTGAAGTTCCTCCAGAAAGGCATCGACCAAAAGACCGCGAACTCCATCCTCGTGAAGGTCAACCAGATCGGTTCCCTCACCGAGACACTCGACGCCGTCGATCTCGCCCACCGCAACGGCTACACCGCCGTCATGAGCCACCGCTCCGGTGAAACGGAAGACTACACCATCGCCGACCTCGCCGTCGCTACCAACTGCGGCCAGATCAAGACCGGCTCCATGAGCCGCAGCGACCGTATCGCGAAGTACAACCAGCTCCTCCGCATCGAGCAGGAACTGGGCGACACCGCCATCTACGGCGGCCGCATGAAAGTGAAAGCCTAA
- a CDS encoding septum formation initiator family protein: protein MTYRETRADLPQSRLEHWARVLLRVAKFVLLCLIVPAILLFFKNPLNEQTAMRQNIESLALQRDALRAERDKLLRRKDWIEKDDAYLELMARDRLNRQKEGEFILRFE, encoded by the coding sequence ATGACCTACCGTGAGACACGCGCCGATCTGCCCCAGAGCCGTCTGGAGCACTGGGCGCGTGTCTTACTGCGGGTGGCGAAATTTGTCCTGCTCTGCCTCATCGTCCCCGCCATCCTCCTTTTCTTCAAAAATCCTCTCAACGAGCAGACCGCCATGCGCCAAAACATCGAGAGCCTCGCCCTCCAGCGTGATGCTCTCCGCGCCGAGCGTGACAAGCTCCTCCGCCGCAAAGACTGGATCGAAAAAGACGACGCCTACCTAGAGCTCATGGCCCGCGATCGCCTGAACCGCCAAAAAGAAGGCGAGTTCATCCTCCGCTTCGAGTAA